GGGGGAGAATGGAGCTGGAAAGTCTACATTTATTAAAATAATAACTGGAGTGTATTCTCCAGATGATGGTGAAATTTATGTAAATGGGCAAAAAGTAATTTTGAGGAGTCCGAGAGATGCTCAGAGATTAGGAATTGCAGCTATTTATCAACAAGTTACATGCTATCCAGATTTAAGTGTCACTGAAAATATTTTTATGGGTCATGAAAAAATAAAGAAAGGATTCAACAGAATTTTATGGAATGAAATGCATGAAGAAGCAAACAAGTTATTAAAAGAATTAGGCTCTGATATTGATCCAAAAACTTTAATGGGTGAGCTTACTGTAGCTCAACAACAAATTGTTGAAATTGCTAAAGCGATTTCAACAAAAGCAAGAATAATAATTATGGATGAACCGACGGCATCTCTTACAAATAGAGAATGTGAAGAATTGTACAGAATAACAGAGCAATTAAAAAATAATGGTGTTTCTGTAATTTTTATTACACATAGGATGGAAGATTTGTATAGGTTAGCGGAAAGAGTTACTGTATTCAGAGATGGTAAATATATTGGAACATGGGGCGTCAACGAAATTTCAGAAAATGATTTAATTGCAGCTATGGTTGGTCGCAAAATATCACAACTATTTCCTAAAAAAGAAACAATAATTGGTGATGAACTTCTGCGTGTTGAAGGTCTTGGTAAAATGGGATATTTCGATAATGTTTCTTTTACGCTTCATAAAGGAGAGATTCTTGGATTAGCAGGTCTTGTTGGTGCCGGGAGGAGTGAAGTTTGCCAAGCTATATTTGGAATTTTGCCAATTGATAAGGGAAAAATTTATTTAGAAGGAAAGGAAGTACAAATAAATAATCCATGGGAAGCTATGGAACTTGGTATTGGTTACCTTCCTGAAGATCGTCAAAAGCAGGGCCTAATTCTTCAATGGAGTATCGGAATGAATATAACATTAGCAACACTTGAGAAAATTAATAATAGTGTTTGGATAAATAAATCTAAAGAAGCAAAAGTAGCTGAGGATATGGCAAAGAAAGTGAATGTAAAAGCTAATAGTATTTATAGTCTTGCAAGTACGTTGTCTGGTGGTAACCAACAAAAAGTAGTTGTTGCTAAATTGCTGAGTGCGAATTTGAAAGTATTGATTATTGACGAACCAACAAAAGGCATTGATGTTGGTGCAAAAGCTGCCATTCATGAGATGATGAGTGATTTAGCTTGTCAAGGTTATGGAATTATAATGGTGTCTTCTGAAATGCCAGAAGTACTTGGAATGAGTGACAATATAGTTGTTATGCATGAGGGTAAAGTAACAGCTATTCTAAGTAGAAAAGATGCAACACAAGAATTAATTCTTGATGCGGCAATGCATAATAGAAAGATAAGTATTGCTTAGAAGAGAAGTAGTAATTTTAAAAGAAAGGAAAATGATTATGCTTAAGAAAATTTCAAAGGATGATCATAGAAAATATAATTTTTATAATTTCAAGGAATTAGGCTTAGTAATATTTTTAGTCTTGCTCTGTATAATATTTCAATTAATTAATCCAAGATTTCTAACAGTAGAGAATATTAAGGATTTAATTACCAACACAGCGATATTAAGTATTTTGGCTGTTGGTATGATGCTTGTTCTTGTTACCAGAGGAATTGATCTTTCAATTGGTGCAACACTTGCATTGTCTGGTATGACATCGGCTTTGACAGTAAGTAAATATCAAAGTTTATCCCCGATTGTTGCAATTTTAATTGGTGTTATGATTGGGATGGTTTGTGGCTTTATCGTTGGATTGCTTGTTGCTAAGGCTAAGATTTTGCCGATAATAGCCTCTCTAGGTATGATGAATGTATATAGGGGATTAACATATATAATAAGTGGTGGTAGTTGGGTTAGTGCTGATCAGATGCCATCAAGTTTCAAAAGTATAGCAACAAGTTCAATTTTAGGAATTAATAATTTGATTTTTATAGCTATAATTATTTATCTGTTTTTCTATTATTTTATCAATTATACAAGAACAGGAAGGCAAATTTATGCAGTAGGAAGTAATCCTGATTCTGCTATTATAACTGGCATTAAGATTGACAATGTCTTATTAATGGTTTACACGATTATGGGATTATTAGCAGGACTTGGAGGTGTATTGTGGGTTTCAAAATTTGCTTCTGCTCAAGGTGATACAGCTACTGGTTATGAACTTACTGTAATAGCTTCATGCGTTCTTGGCGGTGTAAGTATTGCAGGTGGTAGTGGTAAAATTATTGGAGTTATTTTAGGGTCATTACTAATAGGGACATTAAACAATGCATTGCCATTAATAAAGGTATCATCTTTCTGGGAACAAGCTATTCAGGGATTCGTTATACTAATTGGAATTTTAATTAATGTTTTTGTAACAAGGAGAGCTAGATACAATAATTTAAAAAGGAGGGCACTAATCAATGGTGGCGAATGATAAGGAGCTTAGCAGCAATAAGATTAGTATTAAGAATTTATTTATGAGTTGGGAATGGATGTTAGTTATAATATTTATAATTGTAAATATTATTAATTCTGTCATTTCTCCATATTATCTAAATGCGGGCCAATTACTTAATGCGACAACTACATTTTTAGCAGAAACTTTTATAGTATTTCCTATGGTTTTTATACTAATTTTAGGCGAGATAGATATTTCAGTTGGATCTACCGTCGCTTTATCTTCTGTTATTATGGCAGCTTTATATAAAGCTGGATTACCGATGGCGATAGCTATATTGATTTCACTTGCTATCGGAATTGTTTGCGGTTTAATAAATGGTTTACTTATTGTTAAATTTAATTTATCTTCAATTATTGTCACATTTACTACTATGACATTATACCGTGGTTTATGTTATGCAATATTAAAAGATCAGGCTATAGGAAATTTTCCTTCGTGGTATAAGTATTTTGGTTGGGGTTCCATTGGTGGAATTCCGTATATGTTAATTGCATTTATAATTACAGCCGTGCTCTATGGATTGTTATTGCATAAGACTACTTTTGGCAGGTATGTTTATGCAATGGGAAATAATATTACTGCTAGTAGATTTTCTGGTATAAAGGTTGACAAAATTAAATTGATGATTTTTATACTTGCAGGTCTTATGTCTTCGGTTACATCAATATTTCTTACTTCTATAATGGGTAGCACTAGACCAGATGTAGCGCTTGGATATGAAATGGATGTAATTACAATGGCTGTTTTTGGTGGTGTAAGTACGGCGGGTGGAAAAGGTGGAATTATTGGACCAATAATATCAATTTTTATAATTGGACTATTACATTATGGACTTGGTCTTATTAATATACCATCAACGACAATGCTTATAGTTGTTGGAGCTTTGTTGATATTTGCGGTAATGATCGCAAATATCAATCAGAATAAAAGTGGGAAAAAATTTTAAGATAGTTATTATTCGATGTTTATACAACAGCGAATGCTGTTAGTATATAAATTTATTTTTAAATAATAAATAAAAATTTTTAGAAAGGATGAATGCTTATGAAAAAATTCAAAAAAGTGTTGGCTTTAGTTTTGTCGCTATTTTTAGTAACATTAACTTTAGTTGCTTGCAGTTCTGGTACAAACTCTACAAATAATACAAATAATAATTCAAAAAATAGTTCTAATGTTAGTAATCAAAGTAATAACGCCAAAAAGAGAATTGCTATTGTTGTAAAGAGTACGGGAAACCCGTATAACGAAAAGGAAATAGAAGGTTTTAAAAATGCTTTAAAAGAGCTCGGTGATGAAGCAATAGTTCAAGAACCAGTACAACCGACAGCTGATGCTCAGATTCAGATAATTCAACAGCTTACAGCACAAAAAGTTGATGCGATAGCAATTGCTGCTAATGATCCTGATGCATTGCAACCTGCTTTACAAAAAGCTATGGATGCTGGTATAAAGGTTCTTTCGTTTGACTCTGCTACAAATGCTCAAAGCCGTATGGTTCATGTCAACCAAGCGGATCCAGAAATGATCGGTCGTACTTTGGTACAGGCAATTGCTACGATGATTGGAGGAAAAGGCCAAATTGCTATTCTAAGCGCTACTTCACAAGCAACAAATCAAAATACATGGATTAGCTGGATGAAGAAAGAATTAGAAAAGCCAGAATATAAAAATATTCAACTTGTTAAAATTGCTTATGGTGACGATCTTCGTGATAAAAGTGTATCTGAAACGCAAGGATTATTACAAGCTTATCCTAATTTAAAAGGGATTATATCCCCAACAACAGTAGGTATTGCAGCAGCTGCGAAAGTTCTCACAGATAAAGGCCTTAAGGGGAAAGTACAATTGACGGGTCTTGGATTGCCAAGTGAAATGGCTGCCTATATTAAAAGCGGTGTATGTCAATGGATGTATTTGTGGAATCCAATAGATGTTGGTTATTTAACAGGATATGCGGCTGATGCTTTGGCTAAAGGTAAAATATCAGGTAAAGTAGGAGATACAATTGATGCTGGTAGATTGGGTTCTAAAGCAGTGGTCAAAGCCGATGATGGAGGAACTCAAACATTACTTGGGGCGCCATTTAAGTTCGACATCAAAAATATAGATGAATGGGCGAAAGTATATTAAATTGATAATAAATAATTTAAATTAATTAAATAGAAACTACGCCTCTTGAGAAAAATTCAAGAGGCGTTTGAAGAGAGGTGTCTTTTAAATGAAAAATAGTCATAAATTTGCTTGGACATGGACTGTAAAGGAAGAGTATGTAGATGAATATGTAAAAATGCATCTTAATCCGTGGCCAGAGATATTAGAAGAGCATCGCAAAGCTGGAATAAAGAACTACTCAATTTTTCAAAATGGGAACCAATTTTTCTATTGTTTCGAATGTGATGATGTCAATGCTGCATTTGATTATATTGCTAAAAGTGAAATTTGCAATAAGTGGAATGCAATAACATCAAAAATGGTGGAGGGCTCATTTGATTTTAATAAAGAGGAGCCTATAAAACCTTTGCGCGAAATATTCTATTTGGAATAGTTTCACATTTTAAAATATACTTATCATTTCTCGAAAGGATGTTTATTATGTATGAAGTAGAAAAAGATAAAATTTTAAGTGATTATTATCATGCAAAAGAGGTTTATGCAAAGTTTGACATAGACACTGATGAAATATTAGAGAAAATGAAAAGGATTCGTATTTCCCTTCACTGTTGGCAAGGTGATGATGTAACTGGATTTGAGAAAAATGCCAATGGATTAAGCGGTGGAGGTATTTTGGCTACGGGAAACTGGCCTGGCAGAGCAAGAAATGGTGAAGAACTGAGGCAAGACATTGAAAAAGCTTTAAGCCTTATACCGGGCAAACACAAAGTAAATTTGCATGCCATTTATGCAGAAACTGATGGTAAATTTGTAGATAGAGATGAAATAAACGTCGAGCATTTTAGAAAATGGATAGACTGGGCGAAAGAAAATGACCTTGGTCTTGACTTTAATCCTACGTTTTTTTCACATCCTAAAGCAAACTCAGGCTATACGCTTTCAAGCAAAGATGAAAATATAAGGAAGTTTTGGATTGAACATAGCAAAAGATGCCGTGAAATTGCAAATGAGATAGGGAAAGAATTAAAAATACAATGTGTAAACGATATTTGGATTCCTGATGGTTCAAAAGATTTGCCTGCTAATCGAATTGAACATAGAAAGATACTTAAAGAATCTTTAGATGAAATATTTTCAGTAAAATACGACAAAACAAACATCATTGATTCTCTAGAAAGCAAATTGTTTGGCATCGGATCTGAAAGCTATGTAGTAGGGTCACATGAATTTTATATGAGCTATGCCTCAAGAAATGATGTAATGTTGTGTCTTGATATGGGGCATTTTCATCCAACAGAAAATATTGCTGATAAGATATCGTCAATACTGATATTTAGTAACAATTTGTTGATTCATGTAAGCCGCGGCGTTCGCTGGGATAGTGATCATGTAGTCATTTTAAATGAAGATTTGCTCTCATTAGCAAAAGAAATAAGAAGATGTAATGCTTATGATAAAGTGTATATTGCTTTGGATTTCTTTGACGCAAGCATAAACAGGATAATGGCATGGGTAATAGGTGCGAGAGCAACTCTGAAAGCTATATTAATATCACTATTAGAGCCTGTACATCTATTGTTGGAAGAAGAAAACAAAGGAAATTTTGGTGCAAGGCTTGCTTTGATGGAAGAATTCAAAACATTGCCATTTTACTCCGTTTGGAACAAATACTGCATGGACGAAAATGTGCCAATTGGTACATCATGGATTGATGTCGTTAAAGATTATGAAAAAGAAATTATAAAAATTAGGGCTTAAAATTTAAGGCTAAAGGATGGTATTTAAATGAAAGATATTGTGTATAATTTAGCTTTCGATTTTGGTGCTTCTAGTGGACGTCTTATGTTATCGAAATTTGACGGTGAAAGAATCGATGTCGAAGAAGTTTATAGATTTCCAAATGAACCAGTTAAGATTGGGCAATCACTTTATTGGGATTTCTTGAGATTATTTCATGAATTAAAAAACGGATTAAAGTTAATATCCAAAAGAAAAATTAAAATATCGAGTATTGGCATAGACACATGGGGTGTTGATTATGGGTTGCTTGATAAAAATGATCAATTGATATCAAACCCAATTCATTACAGAGATCAGAGAACAAATGGAATAATGAAAGATGTCGAAAAGATATTGCCATTGGAAGAGATTTATAATATTACTGGTATACAGTTTATGGAATTTAATACAATATTTCAATTGTATTGTGATTTAACGAGACGTCCAGAATTATTGAATAATGCAAGAACATTATTATTTATGCCAGATTTGTTTAACTTTTATCTGACGCATGAGAAATATAATGAATACACTGTTGCATCAACATCACAGATGTTGAATGCTGAAAAAAGGGATTGGGCGATCGATCTTATAAAAAAGTTAAATTTACCGGAAGGCATTTTTCAAAAAATATTAATGCCTGGGAATATAATAGGTTATTTAACAAAAGAAATTCAGGAAGAAACGGGATTATCTAATATTCCAGTGATTTCT
The nucleotide sequence above comes from Thermoanaerobacterium sp. CMT5567-10. Encoded proteins:
- a CDS encoding ABC transporter permease; translated protein: MVANDKELSSNKISIKNLFMSWEWMLVIIFIIVNIINSVISPYYLNAGQLLNATTTFLAETFIVFPMVFILILGEIDISVGSTVALSSVIMAALYKAGLPMAIAILISLAIGIVCGLINGLLIVKFNLSSIIVTFTTMTLYRGLCYAILKDQAIGNFPSWYKYFGWGSIGGIPYMLIAFIITAVLYGLLLHKTTFGRYVYAMGNNITASRFSGIKVDKIKLMIFILAGLMSSVTSIFLTSIMGSTRPDVALGYEMDVITMAVFGGVSTAGGKGGIIGPIISIFIIGLLHYGLGLINIPSTTMLIVVGALLIFAVMIANINQNKSGKKF
- a CDS encoding L-rhamnose mutarotase; the protein is MKNSHKFAWTWTVKEEYVDEYVKMHLNPWPEILEEHRKAGIKNYSIFQNGNQFFYCFECDDVNAAFDYIAKSEICNKWNAITSKMVEGSFDFNKEEPIKPLREIFYLE
- a CDS encoding L-rhamnose isomerase, with protein sequence MYEVEKDKILSDYYHAKEVYAKFDIDTDEILEKMKRIRISLHCWQGDDVTGFEKNANGLSGGGILATGNWPGRARNGEELRQDIEKALSLIPGKHKVNLHAIYAETDGKFVDRDEINVEHFRKWIDWAKENDLGLDFNPTFFSHPKANSGYTLSSKDENIRKFWIEHSKRCREIANEIGKELKIQCVNDIWIPDGSKDLPANRIEHRKILKESLDEIFSVKYDKTNIIDSLESKLFGIGSESYVVGSHEFYMSYASRNDVMLCLDMGHFHPTENIADKISSILIFSNNLLIHVSRGVRWDSDHVVILNEDLLSLAKEIRRCNAYDKVYIALDFFDASINRIMAWVIGARATLKAILISLLEPVHLLLEEENKGNFGARLALMEEFKTLPFYSVWNKYCMDENVPIGTSWIDVVKDYEKEIIKIRA
- a CDS encoding rhamnulokinase family protein — encoded protein: MKDIVYNLAFDFGASSGRLMLSKFDGERIDVEEVYRFPNEPVKIGQSLYWDFLRLFHELKNGLKLISKRKIKISSIGIDTWGVDYGLLDKNDQLISNPIHYRDQRTNGIMKDVEKILPLEEIYNITGIQFMEFNTIFQLYCDLTRRPELLNNARTLLFMPDLFNFYLTHEKYNEYTVASTSQMLNAEKRDWAIDLIKKLNLPEGIFQKILMPGNIIGYLTKEIQEETGLSNIPVISVGSHDTASAVAGTPLENGSSAYLICGTWSLLGVESERPIINENTKKYNFTNEGGVEGFIRLLKNINGLWIIQQLKQSWNSNGIKLGFPEISQMASKAEHEEFIINPDDKLFIAPDDMAEAIKQYCEKTGQGLPQNIGDIARAAYNGIVEQYKNCLNNLEGIVGRKIDTIHMVGGGIQDKFLCKLTADVTDKKVITGPVEASIYGNVIVQLMALGYIKDLKEGRKIIKNSLLNKV
- the rhaS gene encoding rhamnose ABC transporter substrate-binding protein, which gives rise to MKKFKKVLALVLSLFLVTLTLVACSSGTNSTNNTNNNSKNSSNVSNQSNNAKKRIAIVVKSTGNPYNEKEIEGFKNALKELGDEAIVQEPVQPTADAQIQIIQQLTAQKVDAIAIAANDPDALQPALQKAMDAGIKVLSFDSATNAQSRMVHVNQADPEMIGRTLVQAIATMIGGKGQIAILSATSQATNQNTWISWMKKELEKPEYKNIQLVKIAYGDDLRDKSVSETQGLLQAYPNLKGIISPTTVGIAAAAKVLTDKGLKGKVQLTGLGLPSEMAAYIKSGVCQWMYLWNPIDVGYLTGYAADALAKGKISGKVGDTIDAGRLGSKAVVKADDGGTQTLLGAPFKFDIKNIDEWAKVY
- a CDS encoding sugar ABC transporter ATP-binding protein, with the protein product MSDYILELKGIKKEFPGVKALDDVHFQLKEGEVHALMGENGAGKSTFIKIITGVYSPDDGEIYVNGQKVILRSPRDAQRLGIAAIYQQVTCYPDLSVTENIFMGHEKIKKGFNRILWNEMHEEANKLLKELGSDIDPKTLMGELTVAQQQIVEIAKAISTKARIIIMDEPTASLTNRECEELYRITEQLKNNGVSVIFITHRMEDLYRLAERVTVFRDGKYIGTWGVNEISENDLIAAMVGRKISQLFPKKETIIGDELLRVEGLGKMGYFDNVSFTLHKGEILGLAGLVGAGRSEVCQAIFGILPIDKGKIYLEGKEVQINNPWEAMELGIGYLPEDRQKQGLILQWSIGMNITLATLEKINNSVWINKSKEAKVAEDMAKKVNVKANSIYSLASTLSGGNQQKVVVAKLLSANLKVLIIDEPTKGIDVGAKAAIHEMMSDLACQGYGIIMVSSEMPEVLGMSDNIVVMHEGKVTAILSRKDATQELILDAAMHNRKISIA
- a CDS encoding ABC transporter permease — encoded protein: MLKKISKDDHRKYNFYNFKELGLVIFLVLLCIIFQLINPRFLTVENIKDLITNTAILSILAVGMMLVLVTRGIDLSIGATLALSGMTSALTVSKYQSLSPIVAILIGVMIGMVCGFIVGLLVAKAKILPIIASLGMMNVYRGLTYIISGGSWVSADQMPSSFKSIATSSILGINNLIFIAIIIYLFFYYFINYTRTGRQIYAVGSNPDSAIITGIKIDNVLLMVYTIMGLLAGLGGVLWVSKFASAQGDTATGYELTVIASCVLGGVSIAGGSGKIIGVILGSLLIGTLNNALPLIKVSSFWEQAIQGFVILIGILINVFVTRRARYNNLKRRALINGGE